A genomic window from Paraburkholderia phytofirmans OLGA172 includes:
- a CDS encoding dynamin family protein, with product MGDEGDREGIRALAHCRDGASDVDGENMKKSAQERARTPGKRRTTSSTKNLFEVLVAAPMSAGKSSFINALIGDELLHVANEATTACLTRVEHRKGVQSFRGVCYLDSGAVLATQRDASAELLRDWNSDGRVKRIELKGSFNVAPRPASGLVVYDTPGPNNSQDERHGQLMREAVQQIPFKALCYVLNAGQLGTVDDRACLDLLLNGLADDPTHEIYFVLNKIDLLDPENGEHVGDHVERAHKYLSDAGFHNPIVIPTIADAALYARKALNRSSMTRLQRSKLNRTLDEFSDRKRSLIHVSTAPDAVKRRLFKELDSLEQRSGALASDEKLAEENELKQLIIYSGLRTVEMLIQRQRRLAE from the coding sequence ATGGGAGACGAAGGGGATCGCGAAGGCATCCGCGCGTTAGCGCATTGCCGGGACGGAGCTAGTGATGTCGATGGTGAAAATATGAAAAAATCCGCGCAGGAGAGAGCGCGTACGCCGGGGAAAAGAAGGACCACGTCCTCTACGAAGAATCTGTTCGAGGTATTGGTCGCTGCGCCCATGAGTGCTGGCAAGTCCTCGTTCATCAACGCCTTGATTGGCGATGAACTCCTGCACGTCGCCAATGAGGCTACGACCGCCTGTCTGACACGGGTCGAGCACAGAAAAGGGGTTCAGTCTTTCAGAGGGGTCTGCTATCTCGACTCGGGTGCGGTATTGGCCACGCAACGCGATGCTTCGGCCGAACTGCTTCGCGACTGGAATTCGGATGGCCGTGTCAAGCGCATTGAACTCAAGGGCAGCTTTAACGTTGCCCCGCGCCCCGCCTCAGGGCTCGTCGTTTATGACACGCCGGGGCCGAATAACAGTCAGGACGAACGGCATGGCCAATTAATGCGCGAGGCCGTGCAGCAGATTCCGTTCAAGGCGTTGTGTTACGTGCTGAACGCGGGTCAATTAGGCACGGTCGATGATCGTGCGTGTCTCGACCTGTTGCTTAACGGATTGGCAGACGATCCCACGCACGAGATCTACTTTGTTCTGAATAAAATCGACTTGCTTGATCCGGAAAACGGCGAGCATGTCGGGGATCACGTCGAGCGTGCGCACAAGTATCTGAGCGACGCCGGTTTCCACAATCCCATTGTCATTCCCACCATTGCTGACGCGGCACTCTACGCCAGGAAAGCGTTGAATCGATCGAGCATGACGCGTCTTCAGCGTTCGAAGCTGAATCGAACGCTGGATGAATTCAGCGACAGGAAACGCTCGCTGATCCACGTCTCAACCGCGCCCGACGCCGTGAAAAGGCGGCTGTTCAAAGAACTGGACAGCCTGGAGCAGCGCAGTGGCGCGCTTGCTTCCGACGAGAAACTCGCAGAAGAAAACGAACTGAAGCAACTGATCATCTACAGCGGACTCAGGACTGTAGAGATGCTCATTCAACGTCAACGCCGTTTGGCCGAATAA
- a CDS encoding dynamin family protein, with protein MRLQVWVEKLFDELSLLFNGDTRFDVTFTGVESDFLDVVAAAEVANAGGMQVTVSWEQIDSSEVRLEKIRGLMDEATEHPEFKLFISENEEAQRSFLEAFNKDFDVYVVATMSSGKSTLINAMLGRDLLPAANEATTATIARITDNDSMEQCFTAKRVGAQGQVLASSENVTAETIKDWNTSADTKLIDIEGNIEGVEEREYVRLVLTDTPGPNNSQDEEHQRTTMGFVQDSRRNPLILYVLNASQLGTNDDKHLLGLVAKTMRKGGKQSKDRFIFVINKMDVFDPENGEDPASVLTRVRHYLDSNGIQNPTIYPISANLARLIRKPSDEHTRKERNDYKSMADLFSEEPRMNMLQYMPITSRVRRNLEEKNLSSLLLGSGLPAVEAMIDEYIDKYNFPHRVKRAYDALSKAIEVGLNETGLVEQLDQDEATLRRVEAEIAALKARQEQGFETDAYREKVQAEGMALPRAVERRVSRYLSPQSCSQRLFKCGVRGHRDD; from the coding sequence ATGCGCCTGCAAGTGTGGGTGGAGAAACTGTTCGACGAGTTGAGTCTTCTGTTCAATGGCGACACGCGTTTCGACGTCACCTTTACCGGCGTTGAATCGGACTTTCTGGACGTGGTTGCGGCGGCTGAAGTGGCCAACGCGGGCGGCATGCAGGTGACGGTGAGCTGGGAACAGATCGACTCCAGCGAGGTTCGCCTCGAAAAAATCCGCGGCCTGATGGACGAAGCCACCGAACACCCGGAGTTCAAACTTTTCATCTCCGAAAACGAAGAGGCGCAGAGATCCTTCCTGGAAGCATTCAATAAGGATTTCGACGTCTACGTCGTCGCCACCATGTCTTCGGGGAAATCGACGCTGATCAACGCCATGCTCGGCCGCGATCTGCTCCCCGCCGCCAATGAAGCGACCACGGCCACCATCGCAAGAATCACCGACAACGATTCGATGGAGCAGTGCTTCACGGCCAAACGCGTGGGCGCACAAGGGCAGGTATTGGCGAGTTCGGAGAACGTCACGGCGGAGACGATCAAAGACTGGAATACCTCTGCGGACACGAAGCTTATCGATATCGAGGGCAATATCGAAGGCGTTGAAGAGCGGGAATACGTTCGTCTTGTGTTGACTGATACGCCCGGTCCGAACAATAGCCAGGACGAAGAACACCAACGCACCACGATGGGCTTCGTGCAGGATTCCCGGCGCAATCCGTTGATCCTCTACGTGCTCAATGCCAGCCAGCTTGGCACCAACGATGACAAGCATCTGCTCGGTCTGGTGGCGAAGACGATGCGCAAAGGCGGCAAGCAGAGCAAGGATCGGTTTATCTTCGTTATCAACAAGATGGATGTGTTCGATCCTGAGAACGGCGAGGACCCGGCGTCGGTCCTGACGCGCGTCAGGCACTATCTCGACAGCAACGGGATTCAGAACCCGACGATCTATCCGATCTCGGCTAACCTGGCGAGACTGATTCGCAAGCCGAGCGATGAACATACGCGTAAAGAGCGTAATGACTACAAGAGTATGGCGGATCTGTTCAGCGAGGAACCTCGCATGAACATGCTGCAGTACATGCCGATTACATCAAGGGTCAGGCGCAATCTGGAAGAGAAAAATCTCTCCAGTCTTCTGCTGGGTAGTGGCCTGCCGGCAGTGGAGGCGATGATCGATGAATACATCGACAAGTACAACTTCCCGCATCGCGTTAAGCGTGCCTACGATGCGCTGAGTAAAGCGATTGAGGTTGGTCTCAACGAAACTGGCTTGGTCGAGCAACTGGATCAGGATGAAGCGACGCTTCGCCGGGTTGAGGCGGAAATCGCAGCGTTGAAGGCGCGGCAGGAGCAGGGGTTTGAAACGGATGCCTACAGAGAAAAGGTTCAGGCGGAGGGCATGGCATTGCCTCGCGCTGTG